In Planococcus citri chromosome 4, ihPlaCitr1.1, whole genome shotgun sequence, the genomic window CCCATCGACGTattaaataaacgaaaatacTTCATATAATCATCACATATCTCAGCTTCTTCGGCTACAATGTCATCCGTCAACTGAGCTTGATCAATAAAATCCATAAGTTGCGAATCAATTTTGGATAGCTTTTCCAACATACCTTGAATAGAATCAAGATTTGCAGCGATTGTGTTGACTGCTTCCTTCGATGGCGTATGTTCGATATAATTCGCCACATCATTAAACGAGATAGAGATAGAGCGTACGAGAACACGCTTCTCTCGTCCGAGTGCTTCTTTCTTCACTTTAGCAGCACGAGCCGCTTTTTCGGCCGCGGCCTCGCGAGCTGCCTTTTCAGCAGCAGTTTCGGTCATTCTACACGATAACTACCACGTCACGAAACTTTACGAAAATGACAAGAGACTTTCATAAAACGAATACATTACGAAACATCGAATTTGCGAAAAACAATagcaattacgaaaaaattattccatcacAAACGCGAAAACAAGGGAAAACTTTTGCCGGCATGAGAaatccggctcggaggaccataATGTTACGATACGAAATAAAACAACATAGAGCATTGGTGTGGACTGTACAACGATATATTTACTATTGAAcacgaaacgaaaaaagaatAAGCTTCGACACATCAACGAGATAAAAATCTAGATAACAACTAGTTCGATAATGCAACTCGCACTTACGAAcgtaacaaatttttattttttcaatcttccaaGCTTcgcacttttaattttttttattcgtatttggtttttggtttttcattttttcatttttactcaactATTCGTTCATTCATTcgaattgtcaattttgaatttaagtaTAGGTCAAgagttttttcatgttttaacaCTGTTCTGAGTTCCGAACTtcaagcttcaatttttttttcttttttttttactcggttatttgtttatttgttaACAAGTGCAgattaatgaattttattttttcaactctccaAGTTCATCatgaaatcaaataaaaacaaaggCGATAACTCGAGTGGCATAGAATTATTAAAATACAGccttctaaaaaataataatgaacgaACAAGTATGAAAACGACGAATTGCGGTTGATTgaatttaattacctatctatgcgaaaaaattatttaaaaaaaattgatgtcaatgttttcttttcctttttctctttctttcttgaTCTTCGTCGGAATCCAGTTCGTCGGTGCTCATTTTAATTAATTGGTCTACGTTTTCGTAGATTTCTTCTACACATGGGTTTTCCAAGAAaatttataataggtacctactacctacctactttccaCGTTCACAGGAACAAGTTTTTTCGTCGTTTGAAGCCGGTATTGTTGGATTTACGGGTACATAACAGTACAATGGAATAATAATACGTGATTTTAGTGAAACAAGATACCTAATGAGAATTTTCGCTCTTGTCTTGTCTTGTCTTGTTAAAATGTTGACACGCTGTTCCACCAAAgaacagtggcgtagccaggattttctcaaggagggggcaaaaccagatttttaggcatgaaaaatcgaaatgaggggtaattttctggaaatctattgtaatgtgtggtgatttcatgaaaatgaaggtaaaattactgctcgagcgaagcgagagcgaaaatttttggaaaaaatgggtccaaacaacgaaaaaacgtccatttttgcatgttttctttcaaattttcgctctcaagggggggcatggcccccttcgccccccttggctacgccactgccaAAGAATATACCTATCAATTATCTTCGAAGCTTGGTTTAATTTAAGTTTTAGATATCTGCAAAGTGCAAACTGCAAAGAAAGACTTCATTTCGATTTGTACATAGATTCTCCATAAAGGCTTCTGCTACGTTTGTTCCTCGAAAGATTCAAAGGTGGGGTAATCTTTTGAAGGTGGAAGAACTGTAATTCCCCTACAAGAGTGATTTGTTTAGCAAACCTGTCTTTTTCCAATCGTTTGGAAACTTTTGGAAACAACTAAATCCGGCCTTTTCGAAGATATTGAGCGATCTAATTTCAGAACACCATCCATTCCATATTATAATATAAGAGCTTAGTGGtgttgatatatcgatatcttaaacgatatatcgatatgagatccaatatcgacatatcgatatgaaaaatcaatatcgacgatatatcgtatcgtcaaaaattgaggaaaaaatgcacgaaaacagccaaaaatatgagtaaaaattgaaattagaaagaaattttaaaaaatttttcatttttttcaaaaaaaaattttctcacttttttaaaaatctataaaataattttttgtcgtaccaaattttttgcagttgttaGTTCGCAATTAAACTAGAATAGACGATACTAGACTGACGTCACAACATGGCGGATTTGGTCTTATCagtacatttttcatcaattgtgGGCCAAATATCGCGTAAAAGTGGCACTTTTCGAAGAATTCTCTTTGAATatgtgaaattttagaaaactgaccagaaaaaatgaattctccgTCGAAAATACTTTAGTTTTGCTGCATTTTAATCTAAAATTATATTTAACCgcggaaaaaaaagcaaaaagtagtactttttcaGGATATTTGGCCCGCAATTCACTGATAAGAAGCGACATCGGCTCGAAATTGGCCTCTTTTTTACTGATAAGAACCAATAAAAGTATTATAATGAGCCCATAAATCGAGCCATTAACgtcgaacgaataaaaattacctatctaaaaCTCGGTGCACAACGTGCatatttaaaaaagagaaacgaacgaaaataaaaacctcAACGTACATTACGCTTTAACGTTTTTtaacataataaaaataaataacaaaaagcATACCGAGCTTTACAAAAGCTCAAAAGCTTAAAACCAGTATTACAAATACGTTACAACTAGGAAAGTAACTTAAACAGAAACGAAACAGTAAAATAACGTATTCATACCTATTCGACTAAAAATATATAATACCTATCGGTACAAAATCGATAGTGAGCTAAGTCGATATTTTTACGACAAAATTACAACACCTCCTCATAAAATTAAGCCGAACATCGGTTAATTTTAGACACCTAGTGTACAGTAAAAAGTCTAACAGCTAAAGCccaaaaaacttacaattttcgattaaaaacaaaaacaactttTAAACCTTTGaaactttagcaaaaaatacGACTAAATTATTTAAACACCAATTAATAAAACGGTTACCAATAATAAAAACGCAATTAATAAACAAACCGAGCAATTTAGGTCTAAAACCCGTTACGTATACAACAGAGATGCTAGACGAACATCTAAAactaagaaaaatttcaactcttaaCTCGATCAACTGTACAGGTAAGAATCAactaaaaacaaattaaataagGCTTAATTAGCCACAACAcaatataaaataaatcaataaaacatTACATAATAATCGTAGAATAAAACACGACAAAATAAAcatataaaattgtaaaataaacatCAAAAGTGTTTCAGATTTCAACGTTCGAATCTACGATGGCgaataaaaactacaaaataaaCTGCACGATAAAACATCGATTAAAACACCTCAGGTAATTAATACAAGTGCACTAGCacgattaaataattaaaattaaaaaaaaaataaaatacacaaaaataaacGAAGAATAAGCACCATTGTGCATTGGTTCGACCAGGTCGACCAATTTAAAATGATTACCGAGCAATTTACGAAGGAAAAAGGTCATCTACTAGAATTGAAGTCATCAATTCGTTAATTTTGGTACCCGCTAAAGACTTTGTAAACACGTCAGCGACGTTATGTTCCCCTTTAACCTTCACCAATTCAACCTCGCCATTACGTATTACTTCTTTCGTAAGATGATACGAGACATCAATATGCCTTGTCTTACGCGACTCCATTGTGTTTCTAGCAACTTTCATCGCCGAAGAATTATCACAGACGAGCGTCGAACAGTCCAAGACAAAACCCAAAGACTTCAAGAGATTACGCTGAGCCCGAAGTTCAACTACAGCGTCGGCGAGAGCCAAATACTCAGCCTCGGTGGAACTACGAGTGACACCTTTTTGCTTCCTCGACTTCCATTGGATAGCGCATCCATACAAGAAAACTATGAAGCCAGAGGTTGAGACACGATCGGAATGATCGCCAGCGTGATCTGAGTCTGAGTACGCGGTAAGCAACGAATTATCTAGTGCTTCGTAGCACAAAGTTCGATCAGGATAGTATTTTAAATACTTAATGATACGTTTACAGGCTGATACGAGGTGAGCCGAAGGTTTCGTCTGATACCTAGCAACTAGGTTTACAGCGTAGGCAATATCAGGCCTGGTCCAATTTGCCACGTACGAGAGGCAACCAATCATCGAACGACAAAGAGTTTCCAACGAAGGGTCCACTACGACATTTGGGTCCATAAACGACGTATCCTCTACAGGCTTGACCACTCTATCTGCATCTACGAGATCGAACTTTTCGCAGATTTGCGCTATATACTCGTTTTGGTCCATCATCATGGAGCTATCGGTACGTTTAAACCTCACACCTAGGTAATGCTGAACCGGCCCAAGATCTTTTACgtcaaaattttccttcaaaagGTCGAGCACCTGCTCGATCAAGACATTATCGTACCCAGTAATTAGTAGGTCATCTACGTAGACACCTACCATGCAACGAGTCGGTTCAGCAGCGTAAATGAATAACGTAGCGCAATACCACGACACCATTAACcctattttaatcaaaattcttttcaattcgTCATACCAGGTGACAGGTGACAATCTCAAACCGTATAACGCGCGCCACAATTCCAGTACGGGATCCTTCAGACGACCAAAGTAAACGAAACCTTTCGGTATAGAAACGTATACGCGGTATGGCAATTTGCCATAGAGGAAAGCGCCAGTTATATCGATATGGCGTAACTGCCAGCCAAAACGTATCGCCAAAGCGACCAGAGCCCTAATAACATCTACAGGTATGACCGGTGCGTATACGTCAAAGTCGCTAAGCGCCAAACGCTCCATGTAGCCCAAGACTACAATGCGAGCCTTGTACGTATTGTCACTCTTTTTTCGAAACACCCATTTTAACcctaaaactttttgatttaCAGGACGCTCAACTACCTTGTAGGTACCCATTCGCTGAAGAGTAGCAAGTTCAACGGCGATAGCTTCTTTCCACTGCGAGCTCTCGCTTCCAGTCACCGCCTCCTCATACGTCAGCTGAGGTACGTTCGTAGCCATTAACGCTGCCTCCGTAGGCGCGTCGTACTCCTCGGCCAGATACCGCTCAGTCACATCTACGACTTCGACGACGTCGCCAAAAACGATCGACTCATCCACCTTGACATGCGTAGCAGGTACGAGCTCTTTACTACCAGCGTCCAATAACCAATAGCCTGTCTCAGTGTAGCCAACCAAAAACATATCATTCGACTTCTTTTCAAccttctttctcttttcaggcgtAACGAACGAGCGTACCAGACTACCGAAAATCCGAATTTGTTCCCAATCGACAGCTTTATTGTGCCAGACCTCATAAGGTATTTCTCCACCAATGGAGCGCGTAGGTAAGCGATTTACCGTGTCGCAGGCCATGAAAGCCGCGTATGTCCAGTAAGTTGACGGCATACCGGCGTCGTATAACATGGCCCGCATTTTCTCGACCACCGTACGATTCAGCCGTTCGATTTTGGCATTATGTTCATGTACGTATGGTTCCGCAGGCTGCTGAATGATACCCTTCGCGTCGCAGACGGATTTCGTAAGGCCCTTCACGAACTCCAATGCGTTATCGCACCGGAGCTTGTGTATCTTCACGCCAAACTTCGCAGTCACCGTTAACTCGTAGTTTTCAAAGCTCTTACCAACCTCAGACCGATTACGCAGACAGTACATGACGGCAAAGTGAGTAAAATCGtctaaaaacatcaaaatatacgAGCAGCCGTCCACCGACACCGGCAAAGGGCCAACGGTATCGGTGTGAACGAGCTCGAGCACTCTTTTCGCTTTGGTACGTTCAGTGCAGCAAGGTAGCCTGCACATTTTCGCCCGAGAGCATACACCGCACGTCGTagtagtcaaaattttattgctaGGAATTTTGTTCCCAGGTACCGAAGCGATTGTATCACCGCAGGCGTGTCCGAGCCGGCGATGCCAAAGACGGACAGTATCGTCGACGACGACCGCGGCAGATTCGTAGGCCAAATCGTAGCGAAACCTAAACTCGTTCAATCCGTCCTCATTCAGCTCGCTCTTGACTATCAACGTACCAGCCGGATCATACAGACAGACCTCCTCGGCCATTTCTAACTTGCAGCCCTTTTCACGAATACGTTGGCTCGAAAGTAAGTTAGAAGCGAACTCCTCTGAGTACTTTACGCCTTCCATGGTGTACTTACGATTTTCGGCATCGTATAAAACGATGGTACCTTCCCTGGTGACGGTTACGAATTGACCCTTCTGTGCGGTACGTACCAGTTCACGTATTTCTCTCGATTCAACAAAATAGTCAAGTGAATTGACAAAATGATTCGTCGCTCCACTATCCAACAAAAACACAATCTCATTCGAGCCAACAGGCCTCCTCGAACCAACCGTATCACCGACAGAATCACCAATAGCCATCAAGGCTGTACCAGAAACGTTATTAGGCCGGCGAGCAGTACCTACATTGTCTCCCCACTTATTACAATTGGCAGAGATATGCCCAATTGCCCGACAACGATAACAGCGAGGCGGATTAGGATCATTAGGCCCCTTCCAATTTTGGTTAGTCGGCGTACCGGAGTTAGGACCAGAACCTCCAGCAGCGTTGGCCTGTTGTTGACCAGTTTGACCATTTCCCTGTGTGCCCTGACTACCACCATTCTGACCATTCCCTCGATAATTATTAGACCCAGTACGACCATTAAAACCACTATAATTTCGACTAGGATTATTCGTACCACCGTTACTATTACGATAAAAATTATTCGGATTACCATTACGATTACTATTAGTATTAACAATATTGTTACCGTGTTTCAGCTTGCATACACGAGCAATATGCCCAGGACGGCGACAAAAATGGCACGTAGGCCTGGTATCGGCGGCAGACATGGCGGACGCTCTAGGCGTAttggacgacgacgacgacgattcgaTATTTCGATAGGCTTCACATATCGCCTCTCGAATGCCAGTGGTGGAGTTATTGACAATCATCGCGGTACGTAGCGACACTCGAAGATTTTCGCCGGTGGTGGTCTTAGGCAGTCCATTCAGAAGCCAGGCAGCTTCGTCTGTTTCGCCGGAATCGGCGCATAACTTCTTTACGGTGTCGCAGTACTCTTCGGGACGTTTGAAATGTCCCATCTGAAGGTTAGCGAGTCGAAGCTTGACCGCGCATTTTTGCGCAGCAGACTGCGAACCGTAACGCGCTTCAAGCGCATCGAGCAGCGCCTTTGGAGTTGGCTGCGGGAAGAGGACCTGCATCGGTTGGGTCATCATCGAATAAATAGTATCGATGGCCTGCGCTCTTTTTACGTCCGTCTCGGAATCCTCCGCATCATAGGTCTTAGACAGGCCTAACGCAGCGAGCCTAATCTTGACCCGCAATATCCAGCCCTCGTAGCGAGTGCCATCACCGTCGAAACGTTGCGCATTATCGAGCGGCGGCGGTACGTAAGCAGCCATATCGACAGGTACCTCGTCTTCGTTTTGCTGATCAACCTGCGCGCTTTGTCTCGCCTTTCTTCTTTCACGTTTACGCTTAAGCTTTTCAGCCTTTCTTTGGGCAGCTAATGCGGCGTCGACAGACGATTGACCAGACTCTACTTGTTCTTGACTACGAGTCTTTACCATTTGCCGGCACGACTTTTCCAGCAACACGTGTTCGACGGTCGATTCCACGAGCGTTAGGCGAATACGGTCAACCTACTACACCCTCGCAGAACGATGAAAAACAGCGTACGGTCGCGTAAGCGAAAAAATCAGTCGCGTAGCAGCGAGAAAAACGGTCGTTAAAAAACGATAAAAGTACTTACACGTAGGCTAGGCCTATGAACCATGGCGGTCACACGACGGTGAGTTTTCGGCACGACAAAacgaaaatgaaagttttttgtCGCGAGAAAGAACCATAGCTACTGCTACCATATTATAATGAGCCCATAAATCGAGCCATTAACgtcgaacgaataaaaattacctatctaaaaCTCGGTGCACAACGTGCatatttaaaaaagagaaacgaacgaaaataaaaacctcAACGTACATTACGCTTTAACGTTTTTtaacataataaaaataaataacaaaaagcATACCGAGCTTTACAAAAGCTCAAAAGCTTAAAACCAGTATTACAAATACGTTACAACTAGGAAAGTAACTTAAACAGAAACGAAACAGTAAAATAACGTATTCATACCTATTCGACTAAAAATATATAATACCTATCGGTACAAAATCGATAGTGAGCTAAGTCGATATTTTTACgacaaaattacaacaaaaagcTGTCCGCCATTTTTTCCTAGTATCGTCTATGACTGAGTatacaaatgggaaaaataggtacttttaaggcaatattgaagatatcgatatatcgtcgatatatcgatatctgttggaaaaatatcgtgatatatcgatatgaaatttttctaaatatcaacaTCACTATAAGAGCTCAATACGCCTCCGAGCTCCGATTGCTCCGATACACCGTGGCGTGGTACGATCTTACGATCTTTCTTCAGGTGTAGCAGAAACGAGGTGAATATAGCAATGATTTGGGTTAATTTTCCTCAATCATCATCGTAATTGCTcatttaataataatataataacgCTTCGAAcacattttcaaatgaaaaactcGTTCATCTATAGGGAAGCGTTGACGCCATAAAGCATGGAGGGCGTACCCAATTCTGGCGCTCTCATTTGCGACTTTCAAAGGGATTCACGAGTGTACTTCTCTGAGCACTCCTCATCCTCACACTCACTATTGAGTGTACTTGGTAACGAAAATCTGTCTTCCCCATATACTATTTGGGTACagactttatctgcgagtagtgGAGTGTTATAGTTTACAAAAATATCATGGAGAGTCGGAGAAACCaagaaatttcaccaaaagaTTACTCTGTAATGTCACTTCGACATTGCAGAATACAGAGTAATATCttggtgacattttttccacaatATTGAATATTGCAAAAGTGCAAAAGGAATATCACGCGCACGCCAATATTCTTTAATAAATGTCACCACAATGATGCCACAATGTGAATGTCACAGAGTGACATCACAATGATCACATTAAAATTAAAtgttcaatatttcaaaatgcttgCCGGAATTAACTATAACGCTCAAGCTAATGCTAAATTCATcaatctaatttttaaaattctcaaaaaagctaaaattaataGAGTAATAGAGAAAACTGcaataaattttattcgtaaattatttattataataGTCCCAATAAcgtccaaaaataaaaactcaaaaagtgtTTTCAATACTGCACCCCATCCACCTGCGAGCTGACGAAATTGCTCACACAAAACGTACACAAATCATCGAGTCATCTAAGAGTCATCGACCTTTTACATCTTTCTTATCTTATCATGAATCCCGAATCAGCTTCCATTCGATGAATTGTGAAAGAACTTCGAAACTACGAAAgtggatttcatttttgaagttttatacCCGCATTTAAGTTTATTGCATATTTCGAAGTTCGacagatgaaaatattttccaagtgTTCATCGTATTCATCTTGAACTGTTTTTCGTATTTGGCTTCAGTTCGATTCGAGTTCCGCAATTTGTTATCTGCTGGATACCGTAGCTGTAGGCTCTTCCAGTCTTCGACATGATTTCTTTACGTATTCAAGTGAGtatatttcgttatttttatgtGCAATAACATCAATCGCACGTACTagtgaaataattaatttctttcatttcagtTGTACTACGAACTGAACAttgtacgatgaaaattcaataatgtCCCCAAACTTATGCAACGACTGGGTTAAACGCTGTGATAGTTTATTTAAGAAGAACTCTGCCAAATTTTATAAGTAGGCTTGCCtcttttcaactcatttttcatcatagacTATGAGATTTAACATCATATCCTCTGTTACAGGTGTGCTGAACTGCAAGAAACTCTTAGAGTAAAGTTCATTGAAACGAACAccgaatacaaatttttaaaaacatggctTCATACAGCCTTCGAAGATACGATTACACTGAAACGAGAACATGGTGATTTGAGCCGCCTGTACCaagtattattaaaaaataacttGATCAAAGAATTAATCGAGTACGTATTAGGTACTTCGTATCTTCGAGATTCAAAATCCAAACGCCGCTGGCAAACTTGTTGATATCTGTTTATATTTTCTATAGCTATTTTACGAACAAGGAAATGGTGCAGCTGAAATACATAGAAACGCAAAACCAGTGCATGAATTTAAGAAACAGCCTCGGCATCACCAATAAGGATATAGTATCTTTGACATCTGAGCATGAAGAATTAACTCGTCGTTATAGTGCCATTTTACAAAACGTTTTCGTCGATAAAGTACTCGAGTAAGTTGAGTTAGTCCGCAATTATTTCGATTTGTAATAAAATAACAATCTATAATTTATATACTTTGTAATAAATTGTTTTAGTGTTTATGCTCATCAACAAGAAGCTCTACAATTGAAATTTGTAGAAACGGTCGACAAATGTGAAAGCCTATATACATCTTTGAACGAAGCTTACGAAGCTACCATGCTGTTGATTTCTGAGCACGATGAAATAGTAAAACGTTACCAAGAATTATCAGCGATCAACATCGTGAAAGAATTTCTCGAGTAAATTAACGCAATTGTATTCGAGTTTCACTATACGTTATACTCTTCTTGCTAAATtcgtaatttatttaatttccaGGTATTCCAAATATCGAGAAACGAACCGGTCGCAATTCGTTGAGAAATCCGTCCAGTGTCGACTTTCAGAATCCTACTTGGATCAAGCGGAAACAGAAGCTCGAGAAATGTTGAATACCGAGCGACTAGAACGCGAGCAAGTTGAAAGTGAACGTGATTCTTTGGTTTATTTATCGG contains:
- the LOC135845199 gene encoding uncharacterized protein LOC135845199 codes for the protein MVKTRSQEQVESGQSSVDAALAAQRKAEKLKRKRERRKARQSAQVDQQNEDEVPVDMAAYVPPPLDNAQRFDGDGTRYEGWILRVKIRLAALGLSKTYDAEDSETDVKRAQAIDTIYSMMTQPMQVLFPQPTPKALLDALEARYGSQSAAQKCAVKLRLANLQMGHFKRPEEYCDTVKKLCADSGETDEAAWLLNGLPKTTTGENLRVSLRTAMIVNNSTTGIREAICEAYRNIESSSSSSNTPRASAMSAADTRPTCHFCRRPGHIARVCKLKHGNNIVNTNSNRNGNPNNFYRNSNGGTNNPSRNYSGFNGRTGSNNYRGNGQNGGSQGTQGNGQTGQQQANAAGGSGPNSGTPTNQNWKGPNDPNPPRCYRCRAIGHISANCNKWGDNVGTARRPNNVSGTALMAIGDSVGDTVGSRRPVGSNEIVFLLDSGATNHFVNSLDYFVESREIRELVRTAQKGQFVTVTREGTIVLYDAENRKYTMEGVKYSEEFASNLLSSQRIREKGCKLEMAEEVCLYDPAGTLIVKSELNEDGLNEFRFRYDLAYESAAVVVDDTVRLWHRRLGHACGDTIASVPGNKIPSNKILTTTTCGVCSRAKMCRLPCCTERTKAKRVLELVHTDTVGPLPVSVDGCSYILMFLDDFTHFAVMYCLRNRSEVGKSFENYELTVTAKFGVKIHKLRCDNALEFVKGLTKSVCDAKGIIQQPAEPYVHEHNAKIERLNRTVVEKMRAMLYDAGMPSTYWTYAAFMACDTVNRLPTRSIGGEIPYEVWHNKAVDWEQIRIFGSLVRSFVTPEKRKKVEKKSNDMFLVGYTETGYWLLDAGSKELVPATHVKVDESIVFGDVVEVVDVTERYLAEEYDAPTEAALMATNVPQLTYEEAVTGSESSQWKEAIAVELATLQRMGTYKVVERPVNQKVLGLKWVFRKKSDNTYKARIVVLGYMERLALSDFDVYAPVIPVDVIRALVALAIRFGWQLRHIDITGAFLYGKLPYRVYVSIPKGFVYFGRLKDPVLELWRALYGLRLSPVTWYDELKRILIKIGLMVSWYCATLFIYAAEPTRCMVGVYVDDLLITGYDNVLIEQVLDLLKENFDVKDLGPVQHYLGVRFKRTDSSMMMDQNEYIAQICEKFDLVDADRVVKPVEDTSFMDPNVVVDPSLETLCRSMIGCLSYVANWTRPDIAYAVNLVARYQTKPSAHLVSACKRIIKYLKYYPDRTLCYEALDNSLLTAYSDSDHAGDHSDRVSTSGFIVFLYGCAIQWKSRKQKGVTRSSTEAEYLALADAVVELRAQRNLLKSLGFVLDCSTLVCDNSSAMKVARNTMESRKTRHIDVSYHLTKEVIRNGEVELVKVKGEHNVADVFTKSLAGTKINELMTSILVDDLFPS